The segment CAGAGTCATGCAGCCATCTGTGTGACCCGGCGTCTCCCTCACCACTAGACACTGCAACAAATCACAGCACTATTGTTTGGTATCATCTGGGAAGAAGAAATCAAAAGGAAACAGAAGGCAATAGTACTTACATGTCTTCCAAAGGGGATCTTGTCTCCTTCTGTGACTAGTAAGTCAGCCTGGGCACCACTGTGTTTGCTGATTGCACTTTTCAGCCCCACCAGTTGCTTCTTCATGAGCCCTGTGCTTGTGATGTGGTCAGCGTGGCAATGAGTGtttactgtaaatatatatataaaaaaaaacactacgcAATGTTATTCTATGCCGACATcagataaaatatgaaaatatataaacatttattttaactacTCAAAAGTTATGGATGTAAAATAGTagtagaaaaatacaataaagcagtccttctcaaatagtggggctcGCGGTGCGATGCCAGGGGGAGGCGCGTTTGGgaacatgcttttcttttgcCGTACTAGAATAAATTGTAATTGCACATCCACTACAGTAGGTGGCAGTAGCGCTCTCATTGTCAGAGTGTGGGCAGGTTGTATGAGCTCTATGCTGTAGGGTTTGCAGGTGTACACAGCAAAGAGGAGATAGTGAACAGATCAAGAACACAGAGCAGTGAACAAACCCCTCAAGAGACAcgatggaaaaatatttaacaggCATGAAAAGAAAGGTGGAGATAGACGTAGGTAATGAGATAAATGAAAGTCACCTGAAAGCTAAGACAAGGAAGTATGACGAAGAGTAtctagcacttggcttcaccgtgattACTGTCGGAGACGAGGAAATACtgggtgttttaatgtttcatttatttcattttaatttattcatttgatatttatttcattttaatttttttgatatttgtttttattttgttatattctattttattttttcactaccaaatggttcaatcagttggttaaaaatgtgtatacTTTAAATAAGAATTGCATTTTCTATGAATTTCAGGGAAATTgatgcattttacatattttctgttacagatttttaaaacaaacaaaaaaaaaaaaccccacaaaacaacaatgttactaaagtaattttttgttgGAAGTTgatctatatttttattttttattttttgttttgttgttatgtaGTACTTATAAGAAttataagaataaaaaaaaaaacatgagaatgagttaaatataaatatgcactTAATTTTGACAACTAATTTAATGATATCAGTCCTAGAGGTCCAAAAGTACTTTTAATGATCAAGAATGTTAATCTTTTTCAAGTTAAAATTATCTTTATAAGATGTTTGCAGAAagtatatgtaaaaatatatcaaaacatGGATAATATTATAGTGATtgaaaattattataaattatgctaaatgtactgatttttttttttttttttaagttaaatgtgtaaatgttgtggTCCATTAAAAACTGCATGTTTCATCATTTCTGATGGACATCCATATTAtcaatgtgtggaatgtgcaactatgggaactgtgcaatgtgtgtagtgtacaatttttatgttgaccatttggtgaccccagcccttgtgACAGCAGATGGAAATTTGCCTTTGGGtataatccggtgtgtttacgttcatgttgaatcatgtttgttcattaacatgcattgtcccaatcaaataaataaataaaaataaaattacccaAATATGTATTAAGTATAGACATTTATTGTTATCAGTGTATTGCCTGTCTCCAGCTATGAAAAATCCTACATGCAATGCAATACAAAATCCCCTGTACATCCTGATGGTACTTGCTGTGCTCATGTACCTGCCACTTTCAGGTTGAGTCCCAgctcctcgatgagcttcacgtCTCTGCTGAGGGTCTCCAGCACAGGGTCTATGAGGACAGCCTCCTTGGTGTCAGTATCTGCCAACAGGTATGTGTACGTGCAGCTGTCTCTGTCAAACAactacaaacacagacacaagcatGACTCAGCAAACACAGCACCACCTCGGGACACAGGAGCAGGAGGCACACGAGCGACTTCTGTTATGATCGTGGACTgcttacactttttaaataagaataatgtacTCTCTGGTGTAACTTGAATGTTTAAACATCTTAGGTGAGTAGCGTTTAAACCAAACCACGATCAAATTTCCCCTCTGTTTGCAGAAAATTATGATAATAAAGTTATGGAGAAGTCATTACAAAGCAGCAGAACTTCACAAGCCCAAACAAACAAGGGCAAGGCTGGAGAGTCCAGATGAACACTAGAGGAACTGAATccacaaacacaatatgtctgTTTATGACAtaaagctaacagctaacagttAAGACTTTCCACCTACAAAACCTCTAAGCATTTACAGCATGAACGCAGTAGAGATCATATCCAGGACTGTACCTGTCTGAATAAAAGCCCTTCAGTCCGTGCCATCCTGGTGCAGTATGCTCTGAGAGCTGCTCGTAGCGGGGACACGGAAGTGCACAGGCCCGGGGAGACGCGCCTGGAGTGGGACAGTGCGTAACTGCAGCTCTGGCTGTTTGCTCTGAGGCTCAGGACTAGAGCCAGTCGGACTGGCTTCGTCCTACTAATAACGGAGCATTATAGTTCTCGATAGATCGTGACAACAAATGATTATCATCTAGGGCGTGTCAAACGAGCTATAACGATAAAAACGTAGGGTGATAAGCGGCAGTTTTCTCTTTGAACAATTAATAATTTAATCTGGACT is part of the Periophthalmus magnuspinnatus isolate fPerMag1 chromosome 16, fPerMag1.2.pri, whole genome shotgun sequence genome and harbors:
- the ethe1 gene encoding persulfide dioxygenase ETHE1, mitochondrial, which translates into the protein MARTEGLLFRQLFDRDSCTYTYLLADTDTKEAVLIDPVLETLSRDVKLIEELGLNLKVAVNTHCHADHITSTGLMKKQLVGLKSAISKHSGAQADLLVTEGDKIPFGRHCLVVRETPGHTDGCMTLVMGDESMAFTGDTLLIRGCGRTDFQQGCSKRLYNSVHSKIFTLPDGCLVYPAHDYRGQTVSTVGEERKYNPRLTKTLEEFVDIMNNLNLSMPGKIDIAVPANLVCGLHQI